From the Lathyrus oleraceus cultivar Zhongwan6 chromosome 4, CAAS_Psat_ZW6_1.0, whole genome shotgun sequence genome, one window contains:
- the LOC127074477 gene encoding uncharacterized protein LOC127074477, which translates to MAQWWRSAAGHLRSVKANCTSSLSSLRCSHYHTIQAIPRESTGNKVAARDRMQGRIPAVVFFQNLLDKTPDSRSTSRKHLLTVEKKQIKAVLNSIEAPFFCSTRFPLQIRAGSGSTHLLESGTVLPIKIHKDKESGNILNLVFVWAEDGTNLKVDVPVVFKGEDACPGLQKGGILNKIRPSLTYLCPSEHIPSKIEVDISNLDIEDRIFMRDIEVHPSLKLLSKNENMPICKIVSTSVGNQEPGVESAFDERNAETSK; encoded by the exons ATGGCGCAATGGTGGCGCTCCGCCGCCGGGCATCTCCGATCAGTGAAGGCAAACTGCACCTCCTCCTTATCGTCACTCCGTTGTAGTCATTACCACACAATCCAAGCAATCCCGAGAGAAAGCACGGGCAATAAAGTCGCAGCCAGAGACAGAATGCAAGGTCGAATACCGGCCGTCGTTTTCTTCCAGAATCTTCTTGACAAAACCCCCGACTCACGATCCACGTCAAGGAAACATTTACTCACCGTTGAGAAGAAGCAGATTAAGGCAGTGCTCAATTCCATTGAAGCTCCGTTCTTCTGTTCCACCCGTTTTCCGCTCCAGATTCGTGCTGGATCCGGATCCACTCATTTGCTCGAAAGCGGAACTGTGCTACCTATCAAG ATTCATAAGGATAAAGAGAGTGGGAATATTTTAAACTTGGTGTTTGTTTGGGCTGAAGATGGCACGAATTTGAAGGTCGATGTTCCTGTTGTTTTCAAAGGTGAAGATGCTTGCCCCGGTCTTCAGAAAG GTGGTATTTTGAATAAGATCAGACCTAGTCTTACATATCTTTGTCCTTCTGAGCACATTCCTTCAAAAATTGAGGTGGATATCAGCAATCTAGATATTGAAGATAGGATATTCATGCGCGATATTGAGGTTCATCCATCTTTGAAGCTTCTAAGTAAGAACGAAAACATGCCCATATGTAAAATAGTTTCAACAAGTGTGGGAAACCAAGAACCAGGTGTTGAAAGTGCATTTGATGAGAGAAATGCAGAGACTTCCAAATAA